The Verrucomicrobiia bacterium genome includes a window with the following:
- a CDS encoding STAS domain-containing protein, which translates to MKIIPDKIPSGIPVMRFDGDLDYHASADLRSGLNKFLESPHLLLDLAKVGYMDSSGIAVFVELSQKIKAHGGKIVFFNLAPAVKSVFELAKLHLFFSIAGSQEEAVKIVSG; encoded by the coding sequence ATGAAAATCATACCCGATAAAATACCGTCCGGCATTCCCGTGATGCGCTTCGACGGAGACCTTGATTACCATGCTTCGGCGGATCTGAGATCCGGCTTAAACAAATTTTTGGAAAGCCCGCACCTGCTCCTGGACCTGGCCAAGGTGGGGTACATGGACAGCTCCGGCATTGCTGTCTTTGTGGAGCTCTCCCAGAAAATCAAAGCCCACGGCGGTAAAATCGTTTTCTTCAATCTCGCCCCGGCCGTCAAAAGCGTTTTCGAGCTGGCCAAGCTGCATCTGTTTTTCTCGATCGCGGGCTCGCAGGAAGAGGCCGTAAAAATCGTCTCCGGATGA